Proteins from a genomic interval of Polaribacter sp. Q13:
- a CDS encoding 2Fe-2S iron-sulfur cluster-binding protein yields MSVDINIKITDRNGVMHEVVAPTDMAMNLMEVVRSYELAEEGTIGICGGMAMCASCQCYVNSDNELPEMSDDEDAMLAEAFNVEDNSRLGCQIQMTPAMEGLEVTLAPEM; encoded by the coding sequence ATGAGCGTAGATATAAACATTAAAATAACTGATAGAAATGGTGTAATGCATGAAGTTGTAGCACCTACAGACATGGCAATGAACCTTATGGAAGTAGTTCGTTCTTACGAATTAGCAGAAGAAGGAACTATTGGTATTTGTGGCGGAATGGCTATGTGTGCTTCTTGTCAGTGTTATGTAAATTCAGATAACGAATTACCAGAAATGTCAGATGATGAAGACGCTATGTTAGCAGAAGCATTTAATGTAGAAGATAATAGTAGGTTAGGTTGTCAGATACAAATGACGCCAGCAATGGAAGGGTTAGAAGTTACTTTAGCACCAGAAATGTAA